Proteins found in one Vulpes vulpes isolate BD-2025 chromosome 13, VulVul3, whole genome shotgun sequence genomic segment:
- the POLR2K gene encoding DNA-directed RNA polymerases I, II, and III subunit RPABC4: MDTQKDVQPPKQQPMIYICGECHTENEIKSRDPIRCRECGYRIMYKKRTKRLVVFDAR, encoded by the exons ATGGACACCCAGAAGGACGTTCAACCCCCAAAGCAGCAGCCAATGATCTATATCTGCGGAG aatgtCACACAGAAAACGAAATAAAATCCAGGGATCCAATCAGATGCAGAGAATGTGGATATAGAATAATGTACAAGAAAAGGACTAAAAGAT tGGTGGTTTTTGATGCTCGATGA